The Mytilus edulis unplaced genomic scaffold, xbMytEdul2.2 SCAFFOLD_2064, whole genome shotgun sequence genomic interval gaaaatgtgtgatacttcttttacggccgcgttggtgatatataaagagtcgctgttagacggaaagtattatttaactaatcaccacaaatagttaaacatgtcaggcagaggaaaaggaggtaaaggtctaggaaaaggaggcgccaagcgtcacaggaaggtgttgcgtgataacatccaaggtatcaccaagccagccatccgtcgtttagcaagaagaggtggagtAAAACGTATATCTGGACTCATCTATGAGGAAACCCGCGGTGTCCTTAAAGTTttcttggaaaatgtcatccgtgatgctgtcacatacacagagcacgccaagaggaagactgtcactgccatggatgttgtctacgctttgaaacgtcaag includes:
- the LOC139507660 gene encoding histone H4, with amino-acid sequence MSGRGKGGKGLGKGGAKRHRKVLRDNIQGITKPAIRRLARRGGVKRISGLIYEETRGVLKVFLENVIRDAVTYTEHAKRKTVTAMDVVYALKRQGRTLYGFGG